One stretch of Streptomyces sp. 135 DNA includes these proteins:
- a CDS encoding excinuclease ABC subunit UvrA has product MHPDTRHDTHQHITIAGARENNLREVDLRIPKGRLTVFTGVSGSGKSSVVFDTIAVESQRQLNETFTWFVRNRLPKYERPHADTIEDLSPAIVVDQRPIGGHSRSTVGTMTDIYSVIRVLFSRHGTPSAGPATAYSFNDPSGMCPECDGLGLSVRPDYDRILDPTRSLADGAILFPPFAAGTWHGQTYTNTPDLDPHKPVGQFTDAEREFLLRGGREGRGKPRARKVPVHNTGGSRDTDYEGLADRFERLYLNRDLSSLSQKTRDVAQAFLHEGPCPACRGARLNPAALATRINGLGIADCTRMEVTDLIEELGRIDDPVAGPIAAAAVAALERIEAIGLGYLSLDRETSTLSGGEGQRLKMVRHLGSSLTGMTYIFDEPSVGLHPRDVGRLGDLLLRLRDKGNTVLVVEHDPDVIAIADHVVDMGPAAGTGGGLVVFEGTPAELRRADTLTGRHLRRVRGVKENPRRATGGHWIKDAGLHNLKNVSVRVPAGVLTAVTGVAGSGKSTLVSKAFTEAHPDAVVVDQSSIGISGRSTPATYLGIMDTVRKLFARETGAEASLFSFNSRGACERCQGRGIIYSDLAFMDPVTTTCQACEGRRFKDEVLRLTVDGRSVVDFLAMTAEDALDFTARFDDTALRRRLGALRDVGLTYLTLGQPLSTLSGGERQRIKLATQLHRTGTTYILDEPTTGLHLADVDGLLALLDRLVDAGNTVLVVEHNLDVVKHADWVIDLGPGGGKHGGRIVFEGTPAQLLDAEGSFTADHLRGALGQERADAA; this is encoded by the coding sequence ATGCACCCAGACACCCGACATGACACACACCAGCACATCACCATCGCCGGAGCCCGCGAGAACAACCTCAGGGAGGTGGACCTGCGCATCCCGAAAGGCCGCCTCACGGTCTTCACCGGGGTGTCGGGCTCCGGCAAGTCGTCGGTCGTCTTCGACACGATCGCGGTCGAGTCACAGCGCCAGCTGAACGAGACCTTCACCTGGTTCGTGCGCAACCGGCTGCCGAAGTACGAGCGGCCGCACGCGGACACCATCGAGGATCTCTCGCCCGCGATCGTCGTCGACCAGAGGCCGATCGGCGGCCACTCGCGCTCCACCGTGGGCACGATGACGGACATCTACTCCGTGATCAGGGTGCTCTTCTCCCGGCACGGCACACCCAGCGCGGGCCCGGCGACGGCGTACTCCTTCAACGACCCGTCGGGCATGTGTCCCGAGTGCGACGGCCTCGGCCTCAGCGTGCGGCCCGACTACGACCGCATCCTCGACCCCACCAGGTCCCTGGCGGACGGCGCGATCCTCTTCCCGCCGTTCGCCGCGGGGACCTGGCACGGCCAGACCTACACCAACACGCCCGACCTGGACCCGCACAAGCCGGTCGGGCAGTTCACCGACGCCGAGCGGGAGTTCCTGCTGCGGGGCGGCCGCGAAGGGCGCGGAAAGCCGCGCGCCAGGAAGGTGCCCGTCCACAACACCGGAGGCTCCCGCGACACCGACTACGAGGGCCTCGCGGACCGCTTCGAGCGGCTCTACCTCAACCGCGACCTCTCCTCCCTCTCCCAGAAGACCCGTGACGTGGCGCAGGCCTTTCTCCACGAGGGCCCCTGCCCGGCGTGCCGCGGCGCCCGCCTCAACCCGGCGGCGCTCGCCACCCGGATCAACGGCCTGGGGATCGCCGACTGCACGCGGATGGAAGTCACCGACCTCATCGAGGAGTTGGGGCGCATCGACGACCCCGTGGCGGGCCCCATCGCCGCGGCGGCCGTCGCTGCGCTGGAGCGGATCGAGGCGATCGGCCTCGGCTACCTCAGCCTGGACCGCGAGACGTCCACGCTCTCCGGCGGCGAGGGGCAGCGGCTGAAGATGGTGCGCCATCTCGGCTCCAGCCTCACCGGCATGACGTACATCTTCGACGAACCGAGCGTCGGTCTGCACCCGCGTGACGTCGGGCGCCTGGGCGACCTGCTGCTGCGGCTGCGAGACAAGGGCAACACCGTCCTGGTCGTCGAGCACGACCCGGACGTGATCGCGATCGCCGACCATGTCGTCGACATGGGCCCGGCGGCCGGTACCGGCGGCGGCCTGGTCGTCTTCGAGGGCACCCCGGCCGAGCTGCGGCGGGCGGACACGCTCACCGGCCGCCACCTGCGCCGCGTCCGGGGCGTCAAGGAGAATCCGCGCCGGGCGACCGGCGGGCACTGGATCAAGGACGCCGGTCTGCACAACCTCAAGAACGTCAGCGTGCGGGTGCCGGCCGGGGTGCTCACCGCGGTCACCGGCGTCGCGGGATCGGGCAAGAGCACGCTGGTGTCGAAGGCGTTCACCGAGGCGCACCCGGACGCCGTGGTCGTCGATCAGTCGTCCATCGGCATCTCGGGCCGCTCGACCCCGGCGACGTACCTCGGGATCATGGACACCGTACGCAAGCTCTTCGCGCGGGAGACGGGCGCCGAGGCGAGCCTGTTCAGCTTCAACTCGCGTGGCGCGTGCGAGCGTTGCCAGGGGCGCGGAATCATCTACAGCGACCTGGCGTTCATGGACCCGGTGACCACGACGTGCCAGGCGTGCGAGGGGCGGCGCTTCAAGGACGAGGTGCTGCGCCTGACCGTCGACGGCCGGTCCGTCGTCGACTTCCTGGCCATGACGGCCGAGGACGCCCTCGACTTCACCGCACGCTTCGACGACACGGCGCTCCGCCGCCGGCTGGGCGCCCTGCGGGACGTGGGGCTCACCTACCTCACGCTCGGCCAGCCGCTGAGCACCCTGTCCGGCGGGGAGCGCCAGCGGATCAAGCTGGCCACGCAGCTGCACCGCACCGGCACGACGTACATCCTGGACGAGCCGACCACCGGCCTGCACCTGGCGGACGTGGACGGGCTGCTCGCGCTGCTCGACCGGCTCGTCGACGCCGGGAACACGGTGTTGGTCGTCGAGCACAACCTCGATGTCGTCAAGCACGCGGACTGGGTCATCGACCTCGGCCCCGGCGGCGGCAAGCACGGCGGGCGGATCGTCTTCGAGGGGACGCCCGCCCAACTCCTGGATGCGGAGGGGTCGTTCACCGCCGACCATCTCCGAGGCGCTCTGGGCCAGGAGCGGGCGGACGCTGCATGA
- a CDS encoding VOC family protein — translation MLTTRFAVGAPVWADMCAPDLGTVSDFYRELFGWELQQGGPEVGGYSQFQLSGRTAAGAMAMAVDEAPPAWTLYFRTADADATVKSVEQAGGRSLFEAADVLDLGRMAGLADAAGVPFSVWQQGRLEGLDVLNEPGGLVWSELYTPDVSAATSFYGSVFGWQTTEMAFPGGTYTMVHPADGTPDDMFGGIVPLDSDPSEEGAYWLPYFQVADCDDAVAKAGRTGGSVRMATVEMAGVGRFAKLADPAGARFAVLQPAPPGEQMEP, via the coding sequence ATGCTTACTACCCGTTTCGCTGTGGGAGCTCCGGTCTGGGCGGACATGTGCGCCCCCGACCTCGGCACCGTCAGCGATTTCTATCGTGAGCTGTTCGGCTGGGAGCTCCAGCAGGGCGGCCCCGAGGTGGGGGGCTACAGCCAGTTCCAGCTCTCCGGCAGGACCGCGGCGGGAGCGATGGCGATGGCCGTGGACGAGGCGCCGCCCGCGTGGACGCTCTACTTCCGCACGGCGGACGCGGACGCCACGGTCAAGTCGGTCGAGCAGGCCGGCGGCAGGTCGCTCTTCGAGGCCGCGGACGTCCTCGACCTCGGCCGCATGGCGGGCCTCGCCGACGCGGCCGGTGTGCCGTTCTCGGTGTGGCAGCAGGGCCGGCTGGAGGGCCTCGATGTCCTGAACGAACCGGGTGGCCTGGTCTGGAGCGAGCTGTACACCCCGGACGTCTCCGCGGCCACCTCGTTCTACGGCTCGGTCTTCGGCTGGCAGACCACCGAGATGGCCTTCCCCGGAGGGACGTACACGATGGTGCATCCCGCCGACGGCACCCCGGACGACATGTTCGGCGGCATCGTGCCGCTCGACAGCGACCCCTCGGAAGAGGGGGCGTACTGGCTGCCGTACTTCCAGGTGGCGGACTGCGACGACGCGGTCGCCAAGGCCGGGCGGACGGGCGGCTCGGTGCGGATGGCGACGGTGGAGATGGCCGGGGTGGGCCGTTTCGCGAAGCTGGCGGACCCGGCGGGCGCACGGTTCGCGGTGCTTCAACCGGCCCCTCCCGGCGAGCAGATGGAGCCGTAG
- a CDS encoding glycoside hydrolase family 64 protein, translating to MISRRTFLTTTAGAAGALTYPLWGSTLSPSARAGGKAAPATCELALKNKSLPGRVHAYVTGHEQGTGRWVLLKPDGGVYRPDSPSAPQTPLPVDCAIPLGAAGSTPRVLTLPQMYGARVYFVRDAKLDFFLNPGPSLVEPAFATRADPNYGRTWSFCEFTFNPQQLYANISYVDLVTALPIGLTLEGDGTHTVAPLPDGAVGRIASDLVAQAAKDGQPWDDLVIRADDGGVLRVISPQNLMAPYFDRPDQMPFRDVWNRYIDQVWDKYRSTDLRIDLQGGRGVFTGRVSGDVLTFNGGHSFAKPTSKDIFTCNHGPFANNPGDPDDKKGLLARLAAGFNRSIMLTHPQQPGGATAADYYRGEVTNHWSRVVHANSPIGYAFPYDDVRPDGQPDVSGAAHDGNPRRFTVSVGS from the coding sequence GTGATATCGCGTCGAACGTTCCTGACCACCACCGCCGGCGCCGCGGGCGCCCTCACCTACCCCCTCTGGGGCAGCACTCTCAGCCCCAGCGCGCGGGCGGGCGGCAAGGCCGCGCCCGCCACCTGCGAACTCGCCCTGAAGAACAAGTCGCTCCCGGGCCGGGTACACGCCTACGTCACCGGCCACGAACAGGGCACCGGCCGCTGGGTACTGCTCAAGCCCGACGGCGGCGTCTACCGCCCCGACTCGCCGTCGGCACCGCAGACCCCGCTGCCCGTCGACTGCGCCATCCCCCTCGGCGCGGCGGGCTCGACACCGAGGGTATTGACGCTCCCTCAGATGTACGGCGCGCGCGTCTACTTCGTGCGCGACGCCAAGCTGGACTTCTTCCTCAACCCGGGCCCCTCACTGGTCGAGCCCGCCTTCGCGACCCGGGCGGACCCCAACTACGGCCGCACGTGGTCGTTCTGCGAGTTCACCTTCAACCCCCAGCAGCTCTACGCCAACATCAGCTACGTCGACCTCGTCACCGCGCTGCCCATCGGCCTGACCCTGGAGGGCGACGGCACCCACACCGTCGCCCCGCTGCCCGACGGCGCCGTGGGCAGGATCGCCTCTGATCTCGTCGCGCAGGCGGCGAAGGACGGGCAGCCGTGGGACGACCTGGTCATCAGGGCCGACGACGGAGGCGTGCTGCGCGTCATCTCGCCGCAGAACCTCATGGCGCCCTACTTCGACCGGCCGGACCAGATGCCCTTCCGCGACGTCTGGAACCGCTACATCGACCAGGTGTGGGACAAGTACCGCTCCACCGATCTCAGGATCGACCTCCAGGGCGGCCGGGGCGTGTTCACCGGGCGCGTCAGCGGTGACGTACTGACGTTCAACGGCGGGCACTCCTTCGCCAAGCCGACGTCGAAGGACATCTTCACCTGCAACCACGGCCCCTTCGCCAACAACCCGGGCGACCCGGACGACAAGAAGGGCCTCCTCGCGCGGCTCGCCGCCGGGTTCAACCGCAGCATCATGCTCACGCACCCGCAGCAGCCGGGCGGCGCCACCGCCGCCGACTACTACCGGGGCGAGGTGACCAACCACTGGTCACGCGTCGTACACGCCAACTCCCCCATCGGGTACGCGTTCCCGTACGACGACGTACGTCCCGACGGGCAGCCGGACGTGTCGGGGGCGGCGCACGACGGCAACCCGCGGCGGTTCACGGTGAGCGTGGGGTCCTGA
- a CDS encoding WhiB family transcriptional regulator, producing MQIDMTAQPELAWQEQALCAQTGADFFFPEPGSSVREAKDICRMCAMRPACLEYALANDERFGVWGGLSEKERYALRRVPRT from the coding sequence ATGCAGATCGACATGACGGCCCAGCCCGAACTCGCCTGGCAGGAGCAGGCGCTGTGCGCGCAGACCGGAGCGGACTTCTTCTTCCCCGAGCCCGGGAGCTCGGTGCGCGAGGCGAAGGACATCTGCCGGATGTGCGCGATGCGCCCGGCCTGCCTGGAGTACGCACTCGCCAACGACGAGAGGTTCGGCGTCTGGGGCGGCCTCTCCGAAAAGGAGCGCTACGCCCTCAGACGTGTGCCTCGCACGTGA
- the ddaH gene encoding dimethylargininase, with amino-acid sequence MPSKKALVRRPSPRLAEGLVTHLERTPVDVELALRQWEAYVGALDAHGWETLEVEPADDCPDSVFVEDAVAVFRNVALITRPGAEPRRGETPGVEEAVARLGCSVNWIWEPGTLEGGDVLKIGDTLYVGRGGRTNAEGVRQLRAAFEPLGARVVTVPLATPFSEILHLKSAVTALPDGTVIGYEPLVGSPSLFPRFLPVPEEPGAHVVLLGGGKLLMAASAPKSAELLADLGFDPVLVDISEFEKLEGCVTCLSVRLRDLYA; translated from the coding sequence GTGCCCAGCAAGAAGGCCCTGGTCCGCCGCCCCAGCCCGCGCCTCGCCGAAGGCCTGGTCACCCACCTGGAACGCACCCCGGTCGACGTGGAACTCGCGCTGCGGCAGTGGGAGGCGTACGTGGGGGCGCTGGACGCCCACGGCTGGGAGACGCTGGAGGTGGAGCCGGCGGACGACTGCCCGGACTCGGTGTTCGTCGAGGACGCGGTGGCCGTCTTCCGGAACGTGGCGCTGATCACCCGCCCGGGGGCCGAGCCCCGGCGGGGCGAGACGCCGGGCGTGGAGGAGGCCGTGGCGCGGCTCGGCTGTTCGGTGAACTGGATCTGGGAGCCCGGCACGCTGGAGGGCGGTGACGTCCTCAAGATCGGCGACACGCTCTACGTGGGGCGGGGCGGCCGGACCAACGCCGAGGGAGTGCGGCAGCTGCGGGCCGCCTTCGAACCGCTCGGCGCGCGCGTGGTCACTGTGCCCCTCGCCACACCCTTCAGCGAGATCCTGCACCTCAAGTCCGCGGTGACGGCGCTGCCCGACGGGACGGTCATCGGGTACGAGCCGCTGGTCGGGAGCCCCTCCCTCTTTCCGCGCTTCCTGCCCGTGCCGGAGGAGCCGGGCGCGCACGTGGTGCTCCTCGGCGGGGGAAAACTGCTGATGGCGGCGAGTGCGCCGAAGAGCGCGGAGCTGCTCGCCGATCTCGGATTCGACCCGGTTTTGGTGGACATCAGTGAATTCGAGAAGCTCGAAGGCTGTGTGACGTGCCTCTCAGTCCGGCTCCGCGATCTGTACGCCTGA
- a CDS encoding NUDIX domain-containing protein gives MSDDEYRVAVEDGIEFPVPADGERWAVGAVILNRDGAAFAQRRGPGRRLFPDCWDIVGGHVEPGESLLDTLAREVAEETGRHLRRVRRHLGTSTPLTAGSAPTTSPASRRTGPPVSTSSTT, from the coding sequence ATGTCAGACGATGAGTACCGCGTGGCCGTGGAGGACGGCATCGAGTTCCCGGTCCCCGCCGACGGCGAGCGCTGGGCGGTCGGGGCCGTCATCCTCAACCGGGACGGCGCCGCCTTCGCCCAGCGACGCGGCCCCGGCCGGCGGCTCTTCCCCGACTGCTGGGACATCGTCGGAGGCCACGTCGAGCCCGGCGAGTCCCTGCTGGACACGCTCGCCCGCGAGGTCGCCGAGGAAACCGGCCGGCACCTGCGCCGCGTCCGGCGCCACCTCGGGACCAGCACACCGCTTACGGCTGGTTCGGCCCCGACGACCTCCCCCGCCTCAAGGAGAACCGGGCCCCCGGTGAGCACCTCGTCCACGACCTGA
- a CDS encoding LacI family DNA-binding transcriptional regulator, with translation MTEEPRPTLEAVAARAGVSRATVSRVVNGDPGVRETLAERVRHAVDELGYVPNRAARSLVTRRHDAVAVVIAEPETRVFADPFFALQLRGISKELTARDVQLVLLLTEGRDDHERVGRYLAGGHVDGALVFSLHLDDPLPGIIRCAAVPTVFGGRPGWPDAAADERAAPYVDCDNRGGAREAVRHLVGLGRGRVAHITGPLDQTSAVDRLDGYRDVLGDVDPCLIAEGDFTPAGGERAMRELLDRAPELDAVFAANDLSASGALRVLRERGRRVPDDVAVVGFDDMLPVAEQADPPLTTVRQDIEEMGRLMARMLLRGRDGEDVACEPANVVLPTALVRRASA, from the coding sequence GTGACCGAGGAACCGCGCCCGACCCTGGAGGCCGTGGCCGCCCGCGCCGGGGTCTCCAGAGCCACCGTCTCCCGCGTCGTCAACGGCGACCCCGGGGTGCGCGAGACGCTCGCCGAGAGAGTGCGGCACGCGGTCGACGAACTCGGTTACGTCCCCAACCGCGCCGCCCGCAGCCTGGTCACCCGGCGCCACGACGCGGTCGCCGTGGTGATCGCCGAGCCCGAGACCCGAGTCTTCGCCGACCCGTTCTTCGCACTGCAACTGCGTGGCATCAGCAAGGAGTTGACCGCTCGGGACGTGCAGCTGGTCCTGCTGCTCACCGAGGGGCGGGACGACCATGAGCGGGTCGGTCGCTACCTCGCCGGCGGTCACGTCGACGGCGCCCTCGTCTTCTCCCTGCACCTCGACGACCCGCTGCCCGGCATCATCCGGTGTGCCGCGGTGCCGACCGTGTTCGGCGGCCGCCCCGGCTGGCCGGACGCCGCCGCGGACGAGCGGGCAGCGCCGTACGTCGACTGCGACAACCGCGGCGGCGCGCGCGAGGCGGTGCGCCATCTCGTGGGACTCGGCCGCGGCCGCGTCGCGCACATCACGGGCCCCCTCGACCAGACCTCCGCGGTCGACCGGCTCGACGGCTACCGGGACGTACTGGGCGACGTGGACCCGTGCCTGATCGCCGAGGGTGACTTCACGCCCGCGGGAGGGGAGCGGGCGATGCGGGAACTGCTCGACCGCGCGCCGGAGCTGGACGCCGTCTTCGCGGCCAACGACCTGTCGGCGTCCGGCGCCCTCCGGGTGCTCAGGGAGCGGGGCAGGAGGGTGCCGGACGACGTGGCGGTGGTCGGCTTCGACGACATGCTGCCGGTGGCCGAGCAGGCCGATCCGCCGCTGACGACGGTCCGTCAGGACATCGAGGAGATGGGCCGGTTGATGGCCCGGATGCTTCTGCGGGGCAGGGACGGCGAGGACGTCGCCTGTGAACCGGCGAACGTGGTGCTGCCCACGGCCCTGGTGCGCCGGGCCTCGGCGTGA
- a CDS encoding multicopper oxidase domain-containing protein, translating to MDRRSFNRRVLAGGAAVAGVTSLSVVSAPDASTAEAPRTAPAGGEVKRIKMYAEKLPDGQMGYGLEKGKATIPGPLIELNEGDTLHIEFENTMDVAASLHVHGMDYEISSDGTKHTRSDVEPGGRRTYTWRTHAPGRRKDGTWRPGTAGYWHYHDHVVGTDHGTGGVRKGLYGPLIVRRKGDLLPDKTFTIVFNDMTINNRSGHDSPNFEATVGDRVEFVSITHGEYYHTFHVHGHRWADNRTGMLTGPDDPSQILDDKITGPGDSFGFQVVAGEGVGAGAWMYHCHVQSHSDMGMAGLFLVKKADGTIPDYEPHHRGGGAAKSRASSKSGAPSRVAAGGHAHH from the coding sequence ATGGACAGACGGAGCTTCAACCGGAGGGTGCTCGCGGGCGGCGCGGCGGTGGCCGGGGTGACATCGTTGTCGGTCGTGAGCGCGCCCGACGCGAGCACGGCCGAGGCCCCGCGGACGGCGCCCGCGGGTGGCGAGGTCAAGCGCATCAAGATGTACGCGGAGAAGCTCCCCGACGGGCAGATGGGCTACGGCCTGGAGAAGGGCAAGGCGACCATCCCGGGCCCGCTCATCGAGCTGAACGAGGGCGACACCCTGCACATCGAGTTCGAGAACACCATGGACGTGGCCGCCAGTCTGCACGTCCACGGCATGGACTACGAGATCTCCAGCGACGGCACCAAGCACACCAGGAGCGATGTCGAACCGGGCGGCAGACGCACCTACACCTGGCGCACCCACGCCCCGGGCCGCCGCAAGGACGGCACCTGGCGGCCCGGCACCGCCGGGTACTGGCACTACCACGACCACGTGGTCGGCACGGATCACGGCACCGGTGGCGTACGGAAGGGGCTCTACGGTCCGCTGATCGTGCGCCGCAAGGGCGATCTGCTGCCCGACAAGACGTTCACGATCGTCTTCAACGACATGACGATCAACAACAGATCCGGCCACGACAGCCCCAACTTCGAGGCCACGGTGGGGGATCGGGTCGAGTTCGTTTCGATCACCCACGGCGAGTACTACCACACGTTCCACGTGCACGGTCACCGCTGGGCGGACAACCGTACGGGCATGCTGACCGGCCCCGACGACCCCAGCCAGATCCTGGACGACAAGATCACGGGGCCGGGCGACTCCTTCGGCTTCCAGGTGGTCGCGGGTGAAGGGGTGGGCGCCGGGGCCTGGATGTACCACTGCCATGTGCAGAGCCACTCGGACATGGGGATGGCGGGGCTGTTCCTGGTGAAGAAGGCGGACGGGACGATTCCGGACTATGAGCCGCACCATCGGGGCGGGGGTGCGGCGAAGTCAAGGGCGTCGTCGAAGTCCGGGGCGCCGTCGCGGGTTGCTGCTGGGGGGCACGCTCACCACTAG
- a CDS encoding ATP-binding cassette domain-containing protein, with the protein MSTSSTSPTSVTCTSLTFAWPDGTGVFDGLQAAFGPGRTGLIGINGSGKSTLLKLIAGELTPTDGAVKVAGEVGYLPQNVTLDTGLRVDEVLGIAATRAALHAIEAGDAREEHFTAVGDDWDVEERALATLDQLGLGHIGLDRTTGEVSGGESVLLRLAALLLRRPDVLLLDEPTNNLDLYARRRLYAAVEAWHKVLVVVSHDRELLDLVDQIADLREGEVSWYGGNFSAYEEVLAAEQEAAERMVRVAESDLRKQKRELVNAHLKLARRKRYGQKMWDQKREPKIVMGARKRAAQESAGKHRIMHEEKLAEAKERLDDAVEAVRDDDVIRVDLPNTLVHPGRTVLTLGGLELCYGARVQGWFELRGPERIALIGRNGAGKTTLLRTIAGELRPVSGEALAHVPLRFLPQRLDVLDDDRTVVENVAAYAPDASNNRVRARLARFLFKGAKADQRAATLSGGERFRAALAALLLAEPAPQLLMLDEPTNNLDMASVKQLSTALESYQGALIVASHDLPFLESIGITRWLLLDGELKEITQEKKTEAVGYSG; encoded by the coding sequence ATGTCTACTTCCTCCACCTCCCCCACCTCCGTCACCTGCACGTCGCTCACCTTCGCCTGGCCGGACGGCACCGGCGTCTTCGACGGGCTCCAGGCGGCCTTCGGACCCGGCAGGACCGGCCTCATCGGCATCAACGGCTCGGGGAAGTCAACCCTGTTGAAGCTGATCGCCGGTGAACTGACGCCCACCGACGGCGCGGTCAAGGTCGCCGGCGAAGTCGGTTACCTGCCGCAGAACGTCACCCTCGACACCGGACTGCGCGTCGACGAGGTCCTCGGCATCGCCGCGACGCGCGCCGCCCTGCACGCCATCGAGGCGGGCGACGCGCGCGAGGAGCACTTCACCGCCGTCGGCGACGACTGGGACGTCGAGGAGCGCGCCCTCGCGACCCTCGACCAGCTCGGGCTCGGCCATATCGGTCTCGACCGCACCACGGGCGAGGTCTCGGGCGGCGAGTCGGTGCTGCTGCGCCTGGCCGCGCTGCTTCTGCGCCGACCGGACGTCCTGCTGCTGGACGAACCGACCAACAACCTTGACCTGTACGCCCGTCGGCGCCTGTACGCGGCCGTCGAGGCGTGGCACAAAGTCCTCGTCGTGGTCAGTCACGACCGCGAACTCCTTGACCTGGTCGACCAGATCGCCGATCTGCGCGAGGGCGAGGTCAGTTGGTACGGCGGCAACTTCAGCGCGTACGAGGAGGTCCTCGCCGCCGAGCAGGAGGCGGCGGAGCGCATGGTGCGCGTCGCCGAGTCCGACCTGCGCAAGCAGAAGCGCGAACTGGTAAACGCCCACCTCAAGTTGGCCCGCCGCAAGCGGTACGGCCAGAAGATGTGGGACCAGAAGCGCGAGCCGAAGATCGTGATGGGCGCCCGCAAGCGGGCCGCGCAGGAGTCCGCGGGCAAGCACCGCATCATGCACGAGGAGAAACTCGCCGAGGCCAAGGAGCGCCTCGACGACGCCGTGGAGGCGGTTCGGGACGACGACGTGATCCGCGTCGACCTGCCGAACACCCTGGTGCACCCCGGCCGCACCGTCCTCACCCTCGGCGGTCTGGAACTGTGCTACGGGGCCCGCGTCCAGGGCTGGTTCGAGCTGCGCGGCCCCGAGCGGATCGCGCTGATCGGGCGCAACGGCGCGGGCAAGACGACGCTGCTGCGCACGATCGCCGGGGAGCTGCGACCGGTCTCCGGCGAGGCACTGGCGCACGTACCGCTGCGCTTCCTGCCCCAGCGGCTCGATGTGCTCGACGACGACCGTACCGTCGTCGAGAACGTGGCGGCGTACGCTCCCGACGCGAGCAACAACCGCGTCCGGGCCCGCCTGGCCCGCTTCCTGTTCAAGGGGGCCAAGGCCGATCAGCGGGCGGCGACCCTGTCGGGCGGCGAGCGGTTCCGGGCGGCGCTCGCGGCGCTGCTCCTCGCCGAGCCGGCGCCGCAGCTGCTCATGCTCGACGAGCCGACGAACAACCTCGACATGGCGAGCGTGAAGCAGCTCTCGACAGCCCTGGAGTCGTACCAGGGCGCGCTGATCGTGGCCAGTCACGACCTGCCGTTCCTGGAGTCCATCGGCATCACGCGATGGCTGCTCCTGGACGGCGAGCTGAAGGAGATCACCCAGGAAAAGAAGACAGAGGCTGTCGGGTATTCCGGCTAG
- a CDS encoding acyl-ACP desaturase: MTITSPHLGSTDSWTDARLLYALEEVVEQELNRHLKVAKDWMPHEYVPFSDARNFPGFFEDGEAWEKGQSPVTDIGRIALVVNLLTEDNLPSYHHEIASLFGRDGAWGTWVHRWTAEEGRHGIVMRDYLLASRAVDPDELERFRMVHMSEGFESDNRHSMLHSVAYVAFQELATRISHRNTGHQSGDPVCDRMLARIATDENLHMVFYRNLLKAAFELAPDLTMQAVRDVVVNFRMPGHGMPGFERAAAQMAIGEVYNLRIHHDDVLQPVLRFLKVLEIDGLGPEGLQAQEELGFYMGGLDSEASKFDERLAARKARMAARKA, translated from the coding sequence GTGACGATCACCTCTCCCCACCTCGGCAGCACGGACAGCTGGACCGATGCCCGGCTGCTCTACGCGCTGGAGGAAGTGGTCGAGCAGGAACTCAATCGCCACCTCAAGGTGGCCAAGGACTGGATGCCCCACGAGTACGTCCCGTTCTCCGACGCCCGCAACTTCCCCGGCTTCTTCGAGGACGGCGAGGCGTGGGAGAAGGGCCAGTCCCCCGTCACCGACATCGGGCGCATCGCCCTGGTCGTGAACCTGCTGACCGAGGACAACCTCCCCAGCTACCACCACGAGATCGCCTCCCTCTTCGGCCGCGACGGCGCCTGGGGCACCTGGGTGCACCGCTGGACCGCCGAGGAGGGCCGCCACGGCATCGTGATGCGCGACTACCTCCTCGCCTCGCGCGCCGTCGACCCGGACGAGCTGGAGCGCTTCCGGATGGTCCACATGAGCGAGGGCTTCGAGTCGGACAACCGCCACTCGATGCTGCACTCGGTGGCGTACGTGGCCTTCCAGGAGCTGGCGACCCGCATCTCGCACCGCAACACCGGACATCAGTCCGGCGACCCGGTCTGCGACCGCATGCTGGCGCGCATCGCCACGGACGAGAACCTCCACATGGTCTTCTACCGCAACCTGCTCAAGGCCGCCTTCGAGCTCGCGCCGGACCTGACGATGCAGGCCGTGCGGGACGTGGTGGTCAACTTCCGCATGCCGGGCCACGGCATGCCGGGCTTCGAGCGGGCCGCCGCGCAGATGGCCATCGGCGAGGTCTACAACCTGCGTATCCACCACGACGACGTGCTCCAGCCCGTGCTGCGCTTCCTGAAGGTCCTGGAGATCGACGGGCTCGGCCCCGAGGGGCTCCAGGCCCAGGAGGAGCTGGGCTTCTACATGGGCGGTCTCGACTCGGAGGCGTCGAAGTTCGACGAGAGGCTGGCAGCTCGCAAGGCCCGGATGGCGGCACGCAAGGCCTGA